One Nocardia farcinica genomic region harbors:
- a CDS encoding NAD(P)H-hydrate dehydratase has translation MSGRHGYFTADEVRAAEAELFTRVPAGVPMQRAAHGLARVVAEELRERTGGIAGRAVTLLVGSGDNGGDALWAGAKLRARGVAVTAVLLDPDRAHRAGLAALRRAGGRVRTDLGEPDLVVDGIVGISGRGPLRPAAARLVAEVDAPIVAADLPSGVDPDTGVVTGPAVRAEVTVTFGAYKPVHVLAAPWCGRIELVDIGLRLPEPRLAALAPALIGAAWPVPGPADDKYTQGVTGICAGSATYPGAAVLCTGGAVAATSGMVRYAGTGAEQVLARFPEVIAAPDVRASGRVQAWVVGPGAGTDAAARERLAEILATDLPVVVDADGLTLLARDPDLVRGRAAATVLTPHAGEFARLTGRPVGDDRVGAVRELAESWGVTVLLKGRATLVAQPGRRVLVNEAGGSWAATAGAGDVLSGVIGALLAAGRDPAWSAAAAARAHALAAALAAHDRGPVGAPVSASPLLHQLPAAIRTLRALGEVGAEPNPA, from the coding sequence ATGTCCGGTCGACACGGCTATTTCACCGCCGACGAGGTGCGGGCGGCCGAGGCGGAACTGTTCACCCGGGTGCCTGCCGGTGTGCCGATGCAGCGCGCGGCGCACGGGCTGGCACGGGTGGTGGCGGAGGAACTGCGCGAGCGGACCGGCGGGATCGCGGGACGGGCGGTGACCCTGCTGGTGGGGTCGGGGGACAACGGTGGCGACGCGCTGTGGGCGGGGGCGAAACTGCGGGCGCGCGGGGTGGCGGTGACCGCGGTGCTGCTGGACCCGGATCGAGCCCACCGAGCCGGTCTGGCGGCCTTGCGCCGGGCGGGCGGCCGGGTGCGGACCGACCTCGGGGAGCCGGACCTGGTGGTGGACGGCATCGTCGGCATCTCCGGGCGCGGGCCGTTGCGACCGGCGGCGGCACGTCTGGTCGCCGAGGTGGACGCGCCCATCGTCGCGGCCGATCTGCCCAGCGGCGTCGATCCCGACACCGGCGTGGTGACCGGGCCCGCCGTGCGCGCGGAGGTGACGGTGACGTTCGGCGCGTACAAGCCGGTGCACGTACTGGCCGCCCCGTGGTGTGGGCGAATCGAACTGGTGGACATCGGATTACGGCTGCCCGAGCCGCGGCTGGCCGCGCTCGCGCCCGCGCTGATCGGTGCGGCCTGGCCGGTTCCGGGGCCGGCCGACGACAAGTACACCCAGGGCGTCACCGGGATCTGCGCGGGCAGCGCGACCTATCCCGGCGCGGCGGTGTTGTGCACGGGTGGTGCGGTGGCGGCCACCTCCGGGATGGTCCGCTACGCCGGAACCGGCGCGGAGCAGGTGCTGGCCCGCTTCCCCGAGGTGATCGCGGCGCCGGACGTGCGTGCGAGCGGGCGGGTGCAGGCATGGGTGGTCGGTCCCGGCGCGGGCACCGACGCCGCCGCGCGCGAGCGGCTCGCCGAGATCCTGGCCACCGATCTGCCCGTGGTGGTCGACGCCGACGGGCTGACCCTGCTCGCCCGCGACCCGGACCTGGTGCGCGGACGAGCCGCCGCGACCGTATTGACCCCGCACGCGGGCGAATTCGCGCGGCTCACCGGGCGGCCGGTGGGTGACGACCGGGTCGGCGCGGTACGGGAACTGGCCGAGAGCTGGGGCGTGACCGTCCTGCTGAAGGGCCGCGCGACCCTCGTCGCGCAGCCGGGCAGGCGGGTGTTGGTCAACGAGGCGGGTGGGTCCTGGGCGGCCACCGCCGGTGCGGGTGACGTGTTGTCGGGCGTCATCGGCGCGCTGTTGGCCGCTGGACGGGATCCCGCCTGGTCGGCCGCCGCGGCCGCCCGGGCGCACGCCCTCGCCGCCGCCCTGGCCGCCCACGACCGCGGCCCGGTCGGCGCCCCCGTCTCGGCCTCGCCGCTGCTGCATCAGCTGCCCGCCGCGATCCGTACGCTGCGCGCGCTGGGCGAGGTGGGGGCGGAACCGAATCCGGCATGA
- a CDS encoding ABC-F family ATP-binding cassette domain-containing protein, giving the protein MSTTLHARGLSAGHGERTLFDDLDLTIAPGDVIGLVGVNGAGKSTLLRMLAARETPTGTITLSPPDATVGYLAQEPERVPGETVLDFLGRRTGVTAAQRAMDAAAERLAEGGPDEYSPALERWLALGGADLEARAQDVAADLGLAESLADGLGTPMTALSGGQAARAGLASVLLSRYDILLLDEPTNDLDLDGLARLEDFVRGVRVPLVVISHDREFLARTVNRIVELDLAQQQVGLYDGGYEAYLAEREIARRHAREAFEEYADTRAALEARAQMQRNWLEHGVRNARRKARDPRKLDSDKAGRKMRAEATEKQAAKARQTQRRIERLEVVEEPRKEWELRMTIAAAPRSGAVVATATDAVVTRGDFRLGPVTTQIDWADRIVLTGANGAGKSTLLGMLLGRIAPDSGSAALGSGVEIGEVDQARGLFRGTTPLAERFGREMPDWPDAEIRTLLAKFGLRGPHVLRACDTLSPGERTRAALALLQARGVNLLVLDEPTNHLDLPAIEQLEQAVDSFTGTLLLVTHDRRMLDSVRATRRWHLRDGLLRED; this is encoded by the coding sequence GTGAGCACCACTCTGCACGCGCGCGGCCTCTCCGCCGGACACGGGGAACGAACGCTGTTCGACGACCTCGACCTGACCATCGCGCCCGGCGATGTGATCGGCCTGGTCGGCGTGAACGGTGCGGGCAAGTCGACGCTGTTGCGGATGCTCGCCGCGCGCGAGACGCCCACCGGAACCATCACGCTGAGTCCGCCGGACGCGACGGTCGGGTACCTGGCGCAGGAGCCGGAACGGGTGCCGGGCGAGACCGTGCTGGATTTCCTGGGCCGCCGCACCGGTGTGACCGCGGCGCAGCGCGCGATGGATGCCGCCGCCGAGCGCCTGGCCGAGGGCGGACCGGACGAATACTCCCCCGCGCTGGAACGCTGGCTCGCGCTGGGCGGCGCCGATCTGGAGGCGCGGGCACAGGACGTGGCCGCCGACCTCGGGCTCGCCGAGTCGCTGGCCGACGGCCTCGGCACCCCGATGACCGCCCTGTCCGGCGGGCAGGCCGCCCGGGCCGGGCTCGCTTCGGTGTTGCTGTCCCGCTACGACATCCTGCTGCTCGACGAGCCCACCAACGACCTGGACCTGGACGGCCTGGCCCGGCTCGAGGACTTCGTGCGCGGCGTGCGGGTACCGCTGGTGGTGATCAGCCACGACCGAGAATTCCTCGCCCGCACCGTGAACCGGATCGTGGAGCTGGATCTGGCCCAGCAGCAGGTGGGACTCTACGACGGCGGGTACGAGGCCTATCTCGCCGAGCGGGAGATCGCGCGACGGCACGCGCGCGAGGCGTTCGAGGAGTACGCCGACACCAGGGCCGCCCTGGAGGCCAGGGCGCAGATGCAGCGCAACTGGCTCGAGCACGGGGTGCGCAACGCTCGCCGCAAGGCCCGCGATCCGCGAAAGCTGGACTCGGACAAGGCCGGGCGCAAGATGCGTGCCGAGGCGACCGAGAAGCAAGCCGCCAAGGCGCGCCAGACGCAACGGCGCATCGAGCGTCTCGAGGTGGTCGAGGAGCCGCGCAAGGAGTGGGAGCTGCGGATGACGATCGCCGCCGCGCCGCGCAGTGGCGCCGTCGTCGCCACCGCGACCGACGCGGTGGTGACCCGCGGCGATTTCCGGCTCGGCCCGGTGACCACGCAGATCGACTGGGCCGATCGGATCGTGCTCACCGGTGCCAACGGCGCGGGCAAGTCGACCCTGCTGGGCATGCTCCTCGGCCGGATCGCACCGGACAGCGGATCGGCCGCGCTCGGCTCGGGCGTCGAGATCGGCGAGGTGGACCAGGCCCGCGGCCTCTTCCGCGGCACAACACCGCTGGCCGAGCGGTTCGGCCGCGAGATGCCGGACTGGCCGGACGCGGAGATCCGCACGCTGCTGGCCAAATTCGGCCTGCGCGGCCCGCACGTGTTGCGCGCCTGCGACACGCTCTCCCCCGGTGAACGCACCCGCGCCGCCCTGGCACTGTTGCAGGCGCGCGGGGTGAACCTGCTGGTCCTGGACGAACCCACCAACCACCTCGACCTCCCCGCCATCGAGCAACTCGAACAGGCCGTCGACTCCTTCACCGGCACGCTGCTGCTGGTGACCCACGACCGCCGGATGCTCGACTCGGTCCGGGCGACCCGCCGCTGGCACCTGCGCGACGGACTGCTGCGCGAGGACTGA
- the glmS gene encoding glutamine--fructose-6-phosphate transaminase (isomerizing), with protein sequence MCGIVGYVGYRDALGVVVDALRRMEYRGYDSAGVAILDGAGTLAVERKAGRLANLEAELAESGAGAFAGTTGMGHTRWATHGAPTDRNAHPHRDAGGKVAVVHNGIIENFAPLRRELEDAGIELHSDTDTEVAVHLVARAYAEGPTAGDFTASALAVLRRLEGAFTLVFVHADHPDTIIAARRNTPLVVGVGKGEMFIASDVTAFIEHTREAVELGQDQAVVITADSYTVTDFAGRGDGVRTRPYTIDWDIAAAEKGGHDYFMLKEIEEQPAAVADTLIGHFTTDEAGGRIVLDEQRLADQELREFDKVFVVACGSSYHAGLLAKYAIEHWTRLPVEVELASEFRYRDPVLDRSTLVVAISQSGETADTLEAVRHAKEQKARVLAVCNTNGAQIPRESDAVLYTRTGPEIGVASTKAFLAQVAANYLVGLALAQARGTKYPDEVAREFQELEAMPKLVSRVLETAPQVRAIARELAHVPTVLFLGRHVGYPVALEGALKLKELAYMHAEGFAAGELKHGPIALIEDGLPVIVVMPSPKGRAVLHSKLLSNIREIQARGARTIVIAEEGDDTVRPFADDLIEIPSAPTLFQPLLSTVPLQIFAAEVAQTRGYDVDKPRNLAKSVTVE encoded by the coding sequence ATGTGCGGAATCGTTGGCTACGTCGGGTACCGGGACGCGCTCGGCGTCGTCGTTGACGCGTTGCGCCGCATGGAATACCGCGGGTACGACTCCGCCGGGGTGGCGATCCTGGACGGCGCGGGCACCCTCGCGGTGGAGCGCAAGGCCGGTCGGTTGGCGAATCTGGAAGCCGAGCTGGCCGAGTCCGGTGCGGGCGCGTTCGCGGGCACCACCGGCATGGGACACACCCGCTGGGCCACCCACGGCGCGCCGACCGACCGCAACGCGCACCCGCACCGGGACGCAGGCGGCAAGGTCGCCGTGGTGCACAACGGCATCATCGAGAACTTCGCGCCGCTGCGCCGCGAACTCGAGGACGCGGGCATCGAACTGCACAGCGACACCGATACCGAGGTCGCGGTCCACCTGGTCGCGCGCGCCTACGCCGAGGGTCCGACCGCGGGAGACTTCACCGCGAGCGCGCTGGCCGTGCTGCGCCGCCTGGAAGGCGCGTTCACCCTGGTCTTCGTGCACGCCGACCATCCGGACACGATCATCGCCGCCCGCCGCAACACGCCGCTGGTGGTGGGTGTCGGCAAGGGCGAGATGTTCATCGCCTCGGATGTGACGGCGTTCATCGAGCACACCCGGGAAGCCGTCGAGCTCGGCCAGGACCAGGCCGTGGTGATCACGGCCGACAGCTATACCGTTACCGACTTCGCGGGTCGCGGCGACGGTGTGCGCACTCGGCCGTACACCATCGACTGGGACATCGCCGCCGCCGAGAAGGGCGGCCACGACTACTTCATGCTCAAGGAGATCGAGGAGCAGCCCGCGGCGGTCGCGGACACCTTGATCGGGCATTTCACCACCGACGAGGCCGGCGGCCGCATCGTGCTCGACGAGCAGCGGCTGGCCGATCAGGAGCTGCGCGAGTTCGACAAGGTGTTCGTCGTGGCCTGCGGCAGCTCCTACCACGCGGGTCTGCTGGCCAAGTACGCCATCGAGCACTGGACCCGGCTGCCGGTGGAGGTCGAGCTGGCCAGCGAGTTCCGCTATCGCGACCCCGTGCTGGACCGCTCCACCCTGGTGGTGGCGATCTCGCAGTCCGGCGAGACCGCCGACACGCTGGAGGCCGTGCGCCACGCGAAGGAGCAGAAGGCCAGGGTGCTGGCCGTCTGCAACACCAACGGCGCGCAGATCCCGCGCGAATCCGACGCCGTGCTCTACACCCGCACCGGTCCGGAGATCGGGGTCGCCTCGACCAAGGCGTTCCTGGCCCAGGTCGCGGCCAACTACCTGGTCGGCCTGGCGCTCGCGCAGGCCCGCGGCACCAAGTACCCCGACGAGGTGGCCCGCGAGTTCCAGGAACTCGAGGCGATGCCGAAGCTGGTCTCGCGGGTGCTCGAGACCGCGCCGCAGGTACGCGCGATCGCGCGCGAGCTGGCGCACGTGCCGACGGTGCTGTTCCTCGGCCGCCACGTCGGCTACCCGGTGGCGCTGGAGGGTGCGCTCAAGCTCAAGGAATTGGCCTACATGCACGCCGAGGGCTTCGCGGCGGGCGAGCTCAAGCACGGCCCGATCGCGCTGATCGAGGACGGGCTGCCGGTGATCGTGGTGATGCCCTCCCCCAAGGGGCGCGCGGTGCTGCATTCCAAGCTGCTCAGCAACATTCGCGAGATCCAGGCCCGCGGCGCGCGCACGATCGTGATCGCCGAGGAGGGCGACGACACGGTGCGCCCGTTCGCCGACGACCTGATCGAGATCCCGTCGGCGCCGACGCTGTTCCAGCCGCTGCTGTCGACGGTGCCGCTGCAGATCTTCGCCGCCGAGGTGGCCCAGACCCGCGGCTACGACGTCGACAAGCCGCGCAACCTGGCCAAGTCGGTCACCGTCGAATAG
- a CDS encoding DUF6802 family protein: MVTSGEFGGLELPGIDTSSSLGGLGPVELEHPTQDIDGDGLLDTATTRGEDAMQVWTDFDHDGIADHVTVVENDGDYSAWEFHRHPDGTSEWVRTDQGKLGE, encoded by the coding sequence ATGGTCACGTCCGGCGAGTTCGGCGGTCTGGAGCTACCCGGCATCGACACGTCCTCGTCCCTCGGCGGCCTCGGTCCCGTCGAACTCGAACACCCCACCCAGGACATCGACGGCGACGGTCTCCTCGACACCGCCACCACCCGCGGTGAGGACGCCATGCAGGTCTGGACCGACTTCGACCACGACGGCATCGCCGACCACGTCACCGTCGTCGAGAACGACGGCGACTACAGCGCGTGGGAATTCCACCGCCACCCCGATGGAACCTCCGAATGGGTCCGCACGGACCAGGGGAAATTGGGGGAGTGA
- a CDS encoding type IV toxin-antitoxin system AbiEi family antitoxin domain-containing protein yields MKPGLAQVRDKQFGVFTGWQVLCEYSRAEMREQIDRGVWVRVFRGVYREADSPPTARLRLEAARLFLGVPALVAAYGTAAQLHGFPVRADHVTHVLGAHPARYARLIVHADPIDARALETIQGAVVTGAARTAVDVARTASRAEGLAVIEAAMREGVSHTALVVEWDAQRGRRGRGQADELIDAARAGAVCNPADGSGRPRAACAGGAHRARRSSVSANGSR; encoded by the coding sequence ATGAAACCGGGATTGGCGCAGGTGCGCGACAAGCAGTTCGGGGTGTTCACCGGCTGGCAGGTGTTGTGCGAGTACAGCCGAGCGGAGATGCGGGAGCAGATCGACCGCGGCGTCTGGGTTCGGGTGTTCCGCGGGGTCTACCGGGAGGCGGACTCGCCGCCGACCGCCCGGCTACGGCTGGAGGCCGCGCGGTTGTTCCTCGGCGTGCCCGCGCTGGTGGCCGCCTACGGCACGGCGGCGCAACTGCACGGGTTTCCGGTGCGCGCCGATCACGTCACCCACGTCCTCGGTGCGCATCCGGCGCGCTACGCCCGCTTGATCGTCCACGCCGATCCGATCGACGCGCGCGCCCTGGAGACGATCCAGGGCGCGGTCGTCACCGGCGCCGCCCGCACCGCCGTCGATGTGGCCCGCACGGCGAGCCGTGCGGAGGGACTGGCGGTGATCGAAGCGGCCATGCGCGAGGGGGTTTCGCACACGGCGCTGGTCGTGGAGTGGGACGCCCAGCGTGGCAGGCGCGGCCGCGGGCAGGCGGACGAACTGATCGACGCGGCACGGGCCGGGGCGGTGTGCAACCCGGCAGACGGTAGCGGCCGCCCGCGAGCCGCCTGCGCGGGTGGTGCACACCGGGCACGGCGGAGCTCCGTGTCGGCGAACGGTTCGCGGTGA
- a CDS encoding poly(ethylene terephthalate) hydrolase family protein: protein MSASVKELLSTLTRRGPHRVLRGNLGIAGQPGVVYTPETGRGLPAVAFGHSWLTGVSHYRGLLEHLASWGIVTAAPDTERGPIPSHLGLATDLLTTLDICTGVRLGDGTVTVHPDRLALAGHGMGAGAAVIAAAQRRVGTVVALFPAPTAPAAEPLAADLGIPALLLAGAVDISSVSSNALPLAAAWSGQATLRVVDGATHNGLVEGRRALAALGAAKHEPKTARTVRALLTGYLLHTLTDDKTYAPFADPDTEIPRTTVVDPNAPRDEEQEKPKLSVGTLRKLVRG from the coding sequence GTGTCGGCGTCTGTGAAAGAGCTTCTGAGCACCCTGACCCGCCGTGGCCCGCACCGGGTACTGCGCGGCAACCTGGGCATCGCGGGCCAGCCCGGGGTCGTCTACACCCCCGAGACCGGCCGCGGACTGCCCGCCGTCGCCTTCGGTCACAGCTGGTTGACCGGCGTGTCGCACTATCGGGGCCTGCTCGAGCACCTCGCTTCCTGGGGCATCGTGACCGCCGCCCCCGACACCGAACGCGGACCGATCCCGTCACACCTCGGCCTGGCGACCGACCTGCTCACCACCCTCGACATCTGCACCGGCGTGCGCCTGGGCGACGGCACCGTCACGGTGCACCCCGACCGGCTCGCCCTCGCCGGACACGGCATGGGCGCGGGCGCCGCCGTCATCGCCGCCGCCCAGCGCCGCGTCGGCACGGTGGTCGCCCTCTTCCCCGCGCCCACCGCCCCCGCCGCCGAACCCCTGGCCGCCGACCTCGGCATTCCCGCCCTCCTGCTGGCCGGCGCCGTCGACATCTCCTCGGTCAGCTCCAACGCGCTCCCCCTGGCCGCCGCCTGGTCCGGCCAGGCCACCCTGCGCGTCGTCGACGGCGCCACCCACAACGGCCTCGTCGAAGGCCGCCGCGCGCTGGCCGCCCTCGGCGCGGCCAAGCACGAACCCAAGACCGCCCGCACCGTCCGCGCCCTGCTCACCGGCTACCTGCTGCACACCCTCACCGACGACAAGACCTACGCGCCGTTCGCCGACCCCGACACCGAGATCCCGCGCACCACCGTCGTCGACCCGAACGCCCCGCGCGACGAGGAACAGGAGAAGCCGAAGCTCTCCGTCGGCACCCTCCGCAAGCTGGTGCGGGGGTAG
- a CDS encoding cupredoxin domain-containing protein, producing the protein MPTLHRGLSARVVAALALTASIALAGCGSDASESAPSSTSALTTSAPATSAPAGPSSVTVTVDDMTFSPENITVGVGDTVTWKFSDSAPHSVQGIGDKAMGINSPILDSGEWSYTFTVPGTFRYLCTLHPQMRGSVTVE; encoded by the coding sequence ATGCCGACCCTGCACCGTGGCCTGTCCGCCCGCGTCGTTGCCGCCCTCGCCCTGACCGCGTCGATCGCGCTGGCCGGATGCGGTTCCGACGCGTCGGAGTCCGCACCGAGCAGCACTTCCGCCCTCACCACCAGCGCCCCCGCGACCTCCGCCCCGGCAGGCCCGTCCAGCGTCACGGTCACCGTCGACGACATGACCTTCTCCCCCGAGAACATCACCGTCGGCGTCGGCGACACCGTGACCTGGAAGTTCTCCGACAGCGCGCCGCACTCCGTGCAGGGCATCGGCGACAAGGCGATGGGCATCAACAGCCCGATCCTGGACAGCGGCGAATGGAGCTACACCTTCACCGTGCCCGGCACCTTCCGCTACCTGTGCACACTGCACCCGCAGATGCGCGGCAGCGTCACCGTCGAGTAA
- a CDS encoding prolipoprotein diacylglyceryl transferase has translation MASTTLPDLSGDNVDRMLDDGATGLQYFAQLHGRYTEAFGHEPSHSLDRIYALYDEQRGMDLDKLAATAGALATTLGEVDEQWDTQKALSERLPTLWQGQAAEAAQYMFGQQVTMADDDRAKARAALDAMTTAIPALRTAVRAKADHVKKLVSGQVEVGSLTVDDLDMLIACAAGGVGRALTHDLSDLLSKAAGNVLNYYVGGLGLSYLGGRVVASRILERVFKPHFDARLQNYVDMCKLTDDAVKSAYAALVTAVEELDRNPYPQPAAQNSTPSTPGDNTTNPGTNTTNPGSNTTNPGTNPANPGSNTTNPGTNTTDPGNDTSTPGTPGSDDPGQTNPAGTANPLSGLAGLSQLAQQLSPLATTLAQEIQTGLTSLSGQVSDGIDKAVEQWQSALQHDTAAEDDAPGTDADDPDGDAKEKGVSAEFDLGDKHMEFTVGPDGQPKLVATGPDGSVQEYTLELDENGRPVIVESGAGNDDSDGEQPPASDRPSGDESNPQQPAGRQPAEAMSPGEQPDAGQPPAAQPTPPADDPSAEEGSPAGNSQPAPGVPGVPSGVRREEDGEYRPQPLPVDAPVADTDQPADSGAQLAEAGPL, from the coding sequence ATGGCGAGCACCACGCTGCCCGACCTCTCCGGTGACAATGTCGACCGGATGCTCGACGACGGCGCCACCGGCCTGCAGTATTTCGCCCAGCTGCACGGTCGCTACACCGAGGCCTTCGGTCACGAGCCGAGCCACTCGCTCGACCGGATCTACGCGCTCTACGACGAGCAGCGGGGCATGGATTTGGACAAGCTCGCCGCGACCGCCGGTGCCTTGGCCACCACGCTCGGCGAGGTCGACGAGCAATGGGACACGCAGAAGGCGTTGTCGGAGCGGCTGCCGACGTTGTGGCAGGGCCAGGCCGCCGAGGCGGCGCAGTACATGTTCGGCCAGCAGGTCACCATGGCCGACGACGACCGGGCCAAGGCCCGCGCAGCCCTCGATGCGATGACGACCGCGATCCCCGCGCTGCGGACGGCCGTGCGCGCGAAGGCCGATCACGTGAAGAAGCTGGTGAGCGGTCAGGTCGAGGTCGGTTCGCTCACCGTCGACGATCTCGACATGCTGATCGCCTGCGCCGCGGGCGGGGTCGGTCGAGCGCTGACCCACGACTTGTCGGATCTGCTGAGCAAGGCGGCCGGAAACGTCCTCAACTACTACGTGGGCGGTCTCGGCCTGTCCTATCTCGGTGGCCGCGTCGTGGCGAGCCGGATACTCGAGCGGGTCTTCAAACCGCACTTCGACGCTCGGCTGCAGAACTACGTCGACATGTGCAAGCTCACCGACGATGCGGTGAAGAGCGCGTACGCGGCCCTCGTCACCGCCGTCGAGGAGCTGGACCGGAACCCCTACCCGCAACCGGCCGCCCAGAACTCGACGCCGAGCACTCCGGGTGACAACACGACCAACCCCGGCACCAACACGACGAATCCGGGCAGCAATACCACCAATCCGGGCACCAATCCGGCGAATCCGGGCAGCAATACGACGAACCCGGGTACCAACACCACCGACCCCGGCAACGACACGAGTACGCCCGGCACGCCCGGCTCGGACGACCCGGGGCAGACGAACCCGGCGGGGACCGCGAATCCGCTGAGCGGTCTGGCCGGGCTGAGCCAGCTCGCCCAACAGCTCTCGCCGCTGGCGACCACGTTGGCCCAGGAGATCCAGACCGGGCTCACGTCGTTGAGCGGGCAGGTGAGCGACGGCATCGACAAGGCCGTGGAGCAGTGGCAGTCGGCGCTGCAGCACGACACCGCGGCCGAGGACGATGCTCCCGGCACCGACGCCGACGATCCCGACGGCGATGCGAAGGAGAAGGGCGTGTCGGCCGAATTCGACCTCGGCGACAAGCACATGGAATTCACGGTGGGACCGGACGGACAGCCGAAGCTGGTGGCGACCGGTCCGGACGGGTCCGTGCAGGAGTACACGCTGGAACTGGACGAGAACGGCCGCCCGGTGATCGTCGAAAGCGGCGCCGGGAACGACGATTCGGACGGCGAGCAGCCGCCCGCCTCGGACCGCCCGTCGGGCGACGAATCGAATCCGCAGCAGCCCGCGGGCCGGCAACCCGCTGAGGCGATGTCGCCGGGAGAACAGCCGGACGCCGGGCAGCCCCCGGCGGCGCAGCCCACGCCGCCCGCCGACGATCCCTCCGCCGAGGAGGGCAGCCCGGCCGGAAACTCGCAACCCGCTCCCGGGGTTCCCGGAGTTCCCTCCGGTGTCCGCCGCGAGGAGGACGGCGAGTACCGGCCGCAGCCGTTGCCCGTCGACGCTCCGGTCGCCGACACCGATCAACCCGCCGATAGTGGTGCCCAACTGGCCGAGGCGGGCCCGCTGTGA
- a CDS encoding PspC domain-containing protein — protein MTAPTRRLTRSDDKWIAGVCGGIAEYFGWSAGVVRLLFVLSCLLPGPQFLLYAILWVVIPKR, from the coding sequence ATGACCGCACCGACCCGCCGCCTCACTCGCTCCGACGACAAATGGATCGCAGGCGTCTGCGGTGGCATCGCCGAGTACTTCGGCTGGAGCGCAGGCGTCGTCCGACTGTTGTTCGTGCTGTCCTGCCTGCTGCCGGGCCCGCAGTTCCTGCTCTACGCGATCCTGTGGGTGGTCATTCCCAAGCGCTGA
- the glmM gene encoding phosphoglucosamine mutase has protein sequence MGRLFGTDGVRGLANGSLSPELALRVSGAAAQVLGRGKTRALALVGRDPRASGEMLEAAVTAGLTAAGVNVLSVGVLPTPAVAYLTGLYDACLGVMISASHNPMPDNGIKIFAAGGHKLDDAVEDRIEALVAADDPVRPTGAGIGRVLNASGARDHGLHIPDQYSVEGTHERYVEHLVEATGRDLSGLTVVVDCANGAAAEVGPAAYREAGATVIAINAEPDGLNINDGCGSTHLDQVRRAVVEHGADLGLAHDGDADRCLAVAADGSVVDGDAILAVLAIAMKESGELAQDTLVATVMSNLGLHLAMRAAGIAVRTTAVGDRYVLEELRAGGYTLGGEQSGHVVFPKYGTTGDGVLTGLKLMARMAQTGRSLADLAGVLTTVPQVLVNVPVSDKAAVAAAPDVREAVADAERELGDSGRILLRPSGTEQLVRVMVEATDPVKAEQLAADLAKLVASL, from the coding sequence ATGGGACGTTTGTTCGGCACCGACGGTGTGCGCGGGCTTGCCAACGGGTCGTTGAGCCCGGAGCTGGCGCTGCGTGTGTCGGGTGCGGCCGCACAGGTGCTCGGCCGGGGGAAGACCCGGGCGCTGGCGCTGGTCGGCCGTGATCCGCGCGCGTCGGGGGAGATGCTGGAGGCCGCGGTCACGGCCGGGCTCACGGCCGCCGGGGTGAACGTGCTGTCGGTCGGTGTGCTGCCCACACCCGCGGTCGCCTACCTCACCGGCCTGTACGACGCGTGCCTCGGCGTGATGATCTCCGCCTCGCACAATCCCATGCCGGACAACGGAATCAAGATCTTCGCCGCGGGCGGGCACAAGCTCGACGACGCCGTCGAGGACCGCATCGAAGCGCTGGTCGCCGCCGACGACCCGGTCCGCCCGACCGGCGCGGGCATCGGCCGCGTGCTCAACGCCTCCGGTGCGCGCGACCACGGCCTGCACATTCCCGACCAGTACAGCGTCGAGGGCACGCACGAGCGCTACGTCGAGCACTTGGTCGAGGCCACCGGCCGGGATCTGAGCGGGCTGACCGTCGTGGTCGACTGCGCCAACGGCGCCGCCGCCGAGGTCGGGCCCGCCGCCTACCGGGAGGCAGGCGCCACGGTCATCGCCATCAACGCCGAACCCGACGGGCTCAACATCAACGACGGCTGCGGCTCCACGCACCTCGACCAGGTGCGCCGGGCGGTCGTGGAGCACGGTGCCGACCTGGGCCTGGCTCACGACGGTGACGCCGACCGCTGCCTGGCGGTGGCCGCCGACGGCAGCGTCGTCGACGGCGACGCCATCCTCGCCGTGCTGGCGATCGCGATGAAGGAGTCCGGCGAACTCGCCCAGGACACCCTGGTCGCCACCGTCATGAGCAATCTGGGGCTGCATCTGGCCATGCGGGCGGCCGGAATCGCCGTGCGCACCACCGCGGTCGGCGACCGCTACGTGCTCGAGGAACTGCGCGCGGGCGGCTACACCCTCGGCGGCGAACAGTCCGGGCACGTCGTGTTCCCCAAGTACGGCACCACCGGTGACGGCGTGCTGACCGGGCTCAAGCTGATGGCGCGGATGGCGCAGACCGGGCGATCGCTGGCCGATCTGGCCGGTGTGCTGACCACCGTCCCGCAGGTACTGGTGAACGTGCCGGTGAGCGACAAGGCGGCCGTCGCCGCGGCCCCGGATGTGCGCGAGGCCGTGGCCGACGCCGAGCGCGAACTCGGTGACTCGGGCCGGATCCTGTTGCGCCCCAGTGGAACCGAGCAGCTGGTCCGGGTGATGGTGGAGGCCACCGACCCGGTGAAGGCCGAGCAGTTGGCCGCCGATCTGGCGAAGCTGGTCGCCTCTCTGTAG